Proteins encoded within one genomic window of Corynebacterium aurimucosum:
- a CDS encoding M20 family metallopeptidase, with the protein MNQRSNPSTAYLEAMEEGVAKRVASAAPPEKQGEDYPGQAKLWDAAAARAEALRQQAAHIVADLHAHPETAFEEHRSMAVLADIVEEHGFSTCRGVYGVETTFEASWQSADFDPERHPTVAILAEYDALPQIGHACGHNVIAAAGVTGFLAATAVLDDAPPVSGRILLQGTPAEEGHSGKEYMIRGGSLEGVDAAVMIHGFGYDIGAHAWVGRRILRVRFRGVAAHASSQPFMGRNALDAASLAYQGIGLMRQQMPPSDRVHAIMSGGDRPSIIPSEAEMTIYVRSLGTRTLMDLSARVEDIVRGAALMAGVEVEVDWDEHPMTLPVRNNAALVDRWSATQARRGRTALPAGAVPDAVAASTDFGNVSHLVPGLHPMVKVSPTDVALHTEDFARWAATPQAVDAAVDSAVGLAQVALDFLADKEFRRAAQEDSDRQGPVAVSDLLAEKGEGEA; encoded by the coding sequence ATGAATCAACGCAGCAATCCATCGACAGCGTATTTGGAAGCGATGGAGGAGGGCGTCGCCAAGCGCGTGGCGTCTGCAGCACCACCGGAAAAACAGGGAGAGGACTACCCAGGCCAAGCGAAGCTCTGGGATGCGGCGGCCGCACGGGCCGAAGCCCTGCGGCAGCAGGCCGCGCACATCGTCGCGGACCTGCACGCTCACCCTGAAACGGCCTTCGAAGAACATCGTTCCATGGCGGTGCTCGCGGACATCGTTGAAGAGCATGGCTTCTCCACGTGCCGCGGGGTCTACGGCGTGGAGACCACGTTTGAAGCTTCCTGGCAGAGTGCAGATTTCGACCCTGAACGGCATCCCACTGTGGCCATCCTGGCGGAATACGATGCCCTGCCTCAGATTGGGCACGCGTGCGGGCATAACGTCATCGCCGCAGCGGGCGTTACTGGATTCTTGGCGGCTACTGCCGTGTTGGACGACGCCCCTCCCGTGTCCGGTCGCATCCTCCTCCAGGGGACCCCAGCGGAGGAGGGGCATTCCGGCAAGGAATACATGATCCGCGGCGGCAGCCTCGAAGGGGTCGATGCCGCGGTGATGATCCATGGCTTTGGCTATGACATCGGTGCGCATGCCTGGGTGGGCCGCCGCATTCTGCGCGTTCGTTTTCGTGGTGTGGCCGCGCATGCGAGCTCCCAGCCTTTCATGGGGCGCAACGCCCTTGACGCTGCGAGCCTGGCCTACCAGGGGATTGGGCTTATGCGCCAGCAAATGCCGCCATCGGATCGCGTGCACGCGATCATGAGCGGTGGCGATCGCCCTTCGATCATCCCGAGCGAGGCAGAAATGACCATTTACGTGCGCTCGTTAGGGACGCGCACACTCATGGATCTGTCCGCCAGGGTGGAAGACATCGTCCGGGGCGCTGCACTCATGGCCGGTGTCGAAGTGGAAGTCGACTGGGATGAGCACCCGATGACCCTGCCCGTGCGCAATAATGCGGCGCTGGTGGATCGGTGGTCGGCCACGCAGGCGCGCCGCGGACGCACCGCGCTGCCCGCTGGGGCGGTGCCGGATGCAGTGGCCGCCTCGACTGACTTTGGCAATGTCTCTCATCTCGTGCCCGGCCTGCATCCAATGGTGAAGGTATCGCCAACCGACGTGGCCCTGCACACGGAGGACTTTGCGCGGTGGGCGGCTACTCCGCAAGCGGTGGATGCGGCCGTCGACTCCGCTGTGGGATTAGCGCAGGTAGCGCTAGATTTTCTGGCGGATAAGGAGTTCCGCCGGGCGGCGCAAGAGGACTCCGATAGGCAAGGGCCTGTGGCGGTGAGCGATCTGCTTGCAGAAAAGGGGGAGGGCGAAGCGTAA
- a CDS encoding siderophore ABC transporter substrate-binding protein, whose protein sequence is MFNLSRRASRTTAVKVAATLSVAALALTGCSSSQSEETAEPTESAAAGASTITLEDNFESKEVTLPVENPAVTDNRAFSVLAQWDIDLAAAPLNLVPKSLRDTYNKDTVEVDLGSHKDPDLESLVAADPDVVWNGQRFEQYQGDIEDLLEDVPVVDFEPRDDEDFFDELKRHTEALGQVFGHEEDAAKLIEDFDAAAERAKKAYNPEQKVMAVNTSGGEIGYIAPGIGRVYGPVFELLGLTPALEVSNASDDHEGDDISVEAIAESNPDWILVMDRDSAISKEGQDVTPGEKLVKDNAALKNVTAVKEGNVYVAPNDTYIDESIITYTEILNALADAFEKANA, encoded by the coding sequence ATGTTTAACCTTTCTCGCCGTGCCTCGCGCACGACCGCCGTCAAAGTTGCCGCCACTCTCTCGGTCGCAGCGCTTGCTCTCACCGGCTGCTCTTCCAGCCAGTCTGAGGAGACTGCTGAGCCGACCGAATCCGCGGCGGCAGGTGCTTCCACCATTACCTTGGAGGATAACTTCGAATCGAAGGAAGTTACCCTCCCAGTGGAGAACCCTGCGGTGACGGATAACCGCGCCTTTTCTGTCCTGGCGCAGTGGGATATTGACCTTGCTGCTGCACCGCTGAATCTGGTCCCGAAGTCCCTGCGTGATACCTACAACAAGGACACGGTCGAGGTTGACCTGGGCTCCCACAAGGATCCGGACCTCGAAAGCCTCGTAGCAGCGGACCCGGACGTCGTGTGGAACGGCCAGCGCTTCGAGCAGTACCAAGGGGATATTGAGGATCTGCTCGAGGATGTCCCGGTCGTTGATTTCGAACCGCGCGATGACGAAGACTTCTTCGACGAGCTCAAGCGCCACACTGAGGCCCTGGGCCAGGTTTTCGGCCACGAAGAAGATGCCGCGAAGCTCATTGAGGACTTCGACGCCGCTGCTGAGCGCGCTAAGAAGGCCTACAACCCAGAGCAGAAGGTCATGGCTGTGAACACCTCCGGCGGTGAAATCGGTTACATCGCTCCCGGTATCGGGCGCGTGTATGGCCCGGTCTTTGAGCTGCTTGGCCTGACCCCGGCCCTGGAAGTGTCCAACGCTTCCGATGACCACGAGGGTGACGATATCTCCGTTGAGGCCATTGCCGAGTCCAACCCGGATTGGATCCTCGTCATGGACCGTGACTCCGCTATCTCCAAGGAAGGTCAGGATGTCACGCCGGGCGAGAAGCTGGTCAAGGACAACGCGGCGCTCAAGAACGTTACCGCTGTGAAGGAAGGCAACGTTTACGTGGCGCCGAATGACACCTACATTGATGAGTCCATCATTACCTACACC